The region CTTAAATACATAGCGTTTGAGCCATTAAGGAGGAACAATGGTTTTGAGGAAGAGCGTGCTTGTCATTTTGATGGGCATCATGATCGTCTGTCTTTCTGCAGTCACCTATGACGAGCTGGAGAAGATGGTCTTATATTTTAAGGCCGATGACAATGTCATGACCAATCAGCAGATCAATGAGGAGTTTGGCATGTTCATCGCCGGCAATCAGGATCTCGTGGAACTTGAGAATGCCCATGATTTGTGGCTATCCTTTGATCTTGACGCGGTGCGGGAATTCGTGGAAGATAGGCATCAGAAGAATCCGTTAGATTTCAAATATCGCTGGCTGAACCTTTATCTCATCGAGGATCCTTTTTCCCGCATCAATCAAGCCAGGGAGCTTATCCGAGATCACGGCAGCCAAAGCCAGGGCTATAAAGTTCTCACAACAACCTATTTAACAAACTATCCCTTTGCCATGTTTTTCGCTGATCCAGCTCTCGCAGAAGCAGCGCTCAAGGGTGATCTTGATCTTTTTATCACCTATGGGGAACTCTTCAAGGAAGACGCTTATGCGTTGCTGGCGCGGATTTTCTATCACATGGAAAAGAGGGAACTGAGGTTAGCCAAAAAAGCTCTTTCCGAAGCCGCGGATCGTGGAGCAATCTGGCTAATGGAGATCGATTTCAGCCGCGTCGTTCCGATCGACAAGTATCACGAATTGATGCGCCACTATGTGGAACTGCTGATTGCAAATAAAGAGCTTGAAGACCGCGATTTCAAGATCCAGCAAGCCGCCGAATACCTTGTGAACTATTATTTCGAGACCTTGAAAGACTACCCTGCCCTGATCGAACTGATGGGAAATGAATCTGCCTTCGCTAAAAGCTATTATTTCCGTTATGTGCTGGTTTCCTCTTACTATTATCTGCAAGATTATAGCAGCCCCCTTTCGCTCATTGCGGACGCGAAAAACTTTGCTGACAGCAAAGCCTTCCAGGACGTCTGGATCAATTTTGATGCCCAAAACGCCGCAGCGGTCTATGGTGCCATTCTTTCCGGGAAACTCCACGAACCGATCAACCGTTATCTCTATATCCGCCTTATCCAAGACGACGAAAAGCGCCTAGACGAGATCCGCAAATTGGTGCGCAGCATGCCCAAGGAAAAATATGCTTATCAACTGCTCAGCGAGCATTACTGGAGATATTTCAGCAATGCTGATGTCAACGATCCAAACCGCTCCGTCGCACTGACAAACTTCCAGAAAGATAAAAACCTGCTGGATATCTATTATATCCGGTTTGTCGATGACGTGGATGCCCTGCGTGCATACTTGCTCACCAACATTCTGCAAAAACGCGATTTGCGCGCAGGGCAAACCTTCCAAAAACTGCTTGATAAGGTCATCACTCACCCTGAGATCAAGGCAATCGACAAGGTCGTGGCAGATACGAAAAACACCAATCTGCTCATGATGCTCAAGGAGTTCTATCTGCGGCAAGGCGTCGAAGGCGGTTTCTTCGAGAGACAGGACTTGGAGAAAAACGTAGTCCTCGCTTTTTGTGATGCACTGTATAGCTTTGGCCACGGCGATCTGTTAGTTTCCGAGTTGGAAGCCAATCCGGAGTGGTGGAATTATCCCGAGCTTCAATACTTGATGGTCAATTTCTACTACTATCAAAACGACTTTCAAGAGACCATTCGGGTGCTCACTTTCATGGTGCAGCAAGGAAACATCGGCAGCACCGTGCTAAAAAGCATGGAAGGAAACCCAATCACCGGGCATCCCGATTGGGCGGGCTTGATCAAAAATGCCGAAACCATGCCCGATCCGGATCTGGAAGATGAAACTTACGAAGACATACAACCCTATGATCCCACTTTTGACGAAGGAATCGAGCTCGAACCGGAACTTAATCAAACCGGGGCTATCGATTCCAACGAGGAAGATGTGATTGGGGAAGAGGTTACCCAAGCTACAGATGATGTTGAACGCTACAAATCCGGTATCGTCGGCAAGCCCGCGCCGGACTGGTTGCTGAAAAACCTCAAAGGCTATGAGATCGCGCTTTCGGATTATCCTGGATCAACGATCATCTTGGATTTTTGGGCTTCCTGGTGCGGTCCCTGTCTCAGTGCCATGCCGCTTTTGGATGAATGGGTCAAAAACGATATGCCGGAAAACGTGCTCGTCTTTTCCATCAACGTTTGGGAGGACGATCCCCTGGACGCAATCGATTACTGGAATGAAAATGACTTTGAGATGACCATGCTCTTTGGCGATGACGATCTCGCCGAAGCCTATCAATTTCCTGGAATCCCCTATATCTGCGTGATCGACAAGGACGGAATTGTTCGCTTTGAAGAGCTGGGCTACAGCAATTCACTGAAAGCATTGCTCAATTCCTGGATGCGGGAGCTGGAGCGATGATGTAGCGCAGCATGCCGATGCTGCGGTAACGATCGCCTTTGAAAGGTTTCCCTTCGTAGCATCGGCATGCTGCGCTACAGGCAAGAAAAACCGCGCTGCAATTTTGCGCTTGACACGATTCCGACCTCCAGTAATATGAGATTATGAGAAAAATAGCGATACTGCTCAGCGTGCTGATCCTGCTTTCCGCCTGTGATCTCTTTCGTCTGCGGGATTCAGAGCCGCCAACCAAACCTCCGCCGTGGAACAGTCTGACCACGACATGGGAGAAGTGTCTGGAAAATATACAGTTTTGCTATCTCGATTCCCGCAATGTGGTGAAATATTCTGGGCTCTTCACCGATGCCTACCGCTTTTATTTCTCCGCGCAGGATATAAATGATTTCAACATCAATCTGAATTGGAACCGCGCCAACGAACAGGACATGCTGATCAATCTGCACAGTCGGTGCGACAGCATCGGTCTCGAGCTGGAAACGCTTCCCGGTCAGAATGACGAGATTGGAGCAAATGTAGCGAAAGTCTATCGTAAATACATCTTGAAACTCTATAGAGCCGACAGCGCTGATCCACAGGTCTTTTCCGGTAATTTCGAGCTGCATATCGCCAGGGAATTTGGCAACTGGTACATCGCC is a window of Candidatus Cloacimonadaceae bacterium DNA encoding:
- a CDS encoding redoxin domain-containing protein, with amino-acid sequence MVLRKSVLVILMGIMIVCLSAVTYDELEKMVLYFKADDNVMTNQQINEEFGMFIAGNQDLVELENAHDLWLSFDLDAVREFVEDRHQKNPLDFKYRWLNLYLIEDPFSRINQARELIRDHGSQSQGYKVLTTTYLTNYPFAMFFADPALAEAALKGDLDLFITYGELFKEDAYALLARIFYHMEKRELRLAKKALSEAADRGAIWLMEIDFSRVVPIDKYHELMRHYVELLIANKELEDRDFKIQQAAEYLVNYYFETLKDYPALIELMGNESAFAKSYYFRYVLVSSYYYLQDYSSPLSLIADAKNFADSKAFQDVWINFDAQNAAAVYGAILSGKLHEPINRYLYIRLIQDDEKRLDEIRKLVRSMPKEKYAYQLLSEHYWRYFSNADVNDPNRSVALTNFQKDKNLLDIYYIRFVDDVDALRAYLLTNILQKRDLRAGQTFQKLLDKVITHPEIKAIDKVVADTKNTNLLMMLKEFYLRQGVEGGFFERQDLEKNVVLAFCDALYSFGHGDLLVSELEANPEWWNYPELQYLMVNFYYYQNDFQETIRVLTFMVQQGNIGSTVLKSMEGNPITGHPDWAGLIKNAETMPDPDLEDETYEDIQPYDPTFDEGIELEPELNQTGAIDSNEEDVIGEEVTQATDDVERYKSGIVGKPAPDWLLKNLKGYEIALSDYPGSTIILDFWASWCGPCLSAMPLLDEWVKNDMPENVLVFSINVWEDDPLDAIDYWNENDFEMTMLFGDDDLAEAYQFPGIPYICVIDKDGIVRFEELGYSNSLKALLNSWMRELER